The genomic window CGTCCTGCGGTTCGCGGAGGACATCATGCCTGCGGAGCGGGGAAGGGCGCGCGCCGAGCGTGATCGCCGGCCGGACCCCAACGCCGCCCCCGCCGGCCCGGACAACAGGCCGCGCGCCAAGAAGGGCAAACGGTCGCGGTAGGCTCACCAATCGCTAGTCGAGGCCGCGTCCATGGAGGCGCGGCCCATCATTCGGACACCAAGGGGGGCGGATCCCGGAAGGGCAGGTGCAGACGATGACGCCGAGACGCATTCCCATCCGGACCTGTTGCGGGTGCGGCAGGAAGAGCGGGAAGCGGGCAATGGTGCGCATCGTCAGGCAACCGGACGGCGGCGTTGCCGTCGACCCCACCGGCCGGGCGTCCGGCAGAGGCGCCTACTTGTGCGAGGACCCGGCATGCTGGGAGTTGGGCCTCGGCCGAAACAGGCTGGAGCGCACGCTCAGAGTCACCATCCCACCGGACCAACGTTCCGCCTTGCTGGCCTACGCAGGGGAACAGGGCCAAGACTGGGTAGGCGAGGAGGACTGATATGGCACGCAGATCATTTAGACCAAACAGACCCACGCGACGGCGCGGCCCCAGAAGGGGACCGGGCCCCGGCGCAATGACCCTTGACGCCCCGGACCTGAACCTGGTCCTGGAGCTGCCCCCCGCCATTATGGTCAGCCAGTTGGCGGAGGTGATGCGCGCCAACCCCATCGACATCATCAAGAACCTCATGCGCACCGGCGTCATGGCCACGGTCAACGAGGTCCTCGACTTCGAGACCGCGGCGACCGTCGCCACTACCATGGGCCACCGCGTGCGCAGGCTGGAGGACGTGTCCTCCACCGAGGTCGAGGACCCGCTCAAGCCCCCGGAGGACGACCCAGATGACCTGGAGCCGCGCGCGCCCGTCGTCACCATCCTCGGCCACGTCGACCACGGCAAGACGACGCTGTTGGACGCCATCCGCAACACCAACGTCGTAGAGCGTGAGGTCGGCGGCATCACGCAGCACATCGGCGCGTACCAGGTAGAGACCCATGACAACAAGCTGACCTTCCTGG from Chloroflexota bacterium includes these protein-coding regions:
- a CDS encoding YlxR family protein; amino-acid sequence: MTPRRIPIRTCCGCGRKSGKRAMVRIVRQPDGGVAVDPTGRASGRGAYLCEDPACWELGLGRNRLERTLRVTIPPDQRSALLAYAGEQGQDWVGEED